A genomic window from Flintibacter sp. KGMB00164 includes:
- a CDS encoding TIGR00366 family protein, with translation MEKKKFKFTVPHVFVILAIIMLLVFIVSFFVPSGNFERVLDENSGREIVNPDVFNWVEKQYLTFSDYFQSFYNGIVGGISIMGNLLICSGVLGFLESTGAFSAGIHKLVRATKGKEISLVVIMYVLFTVFGVLGYGEGAYPFYGLATAVIMSAGYDRMTGAAAVLLGSCGSFACGMLNMFTTGVSQQIVGLPIFSGMWYRFIVLVVFFTIGLIFLVRYANRSRKDPTKSYCYEEYKNQDASASIGEEVPMTWKRVVALVGFVALIVIQGYGCVALKWSFPNITALYIIFMILLAILFQVGPTETCNRFTAGAARVLGPALAIGFANSVMVLLNKANIMDTLVYYMGNALQGKSPMVTLLIIYIFVTALNFFVVSGSGKAVMMMPILSPLGQMLGINQQVMVLTYQLGDGLTNTLWPAGAVVACSLCGLDFGKWFRFAIKSIGTMMIAAYILIVIANAIGYGPF, from the coding sequence ATGGAAAAGAAAAAATTTAAATTCACAGTGCCCCACGTCTTTGTCATCCTGGCCATCATCATGCTCCTTGTTTTTATAGTCTCGTTCTTTGTCCCCAGCGGAAACTTTGAACGTGTACTGGATGAAAACTCCGGCCGCGAGATCGTCAACCCGGATGTGTTTAATTGGGTAGAGAAACAGTATCTGACCTTCTCCGACTACTTCCAGTCTTTCTATAACGGCATTGTGGGCGGTATCTCCATCATGGGCAACCTGCTCATCTGCTCCGGCGTGCTGGGCTTCCTGGAGTCCACCGGTGCTTTCTCCGCCGGTATCCACAAGCTGGTGCGGGCTACCAAGGGCAAGGAAATCAGCCTGGTAGTGATTATGTACGTGCTGTTTACTGTGTTTGGTGTGTTGGGCTACGGCGAAGGTGCCTACCCCTTCTATGGTCTGGCAACGGCAGTGATTATGTCGGCGGGCTATGACCGGATGACCGGTGCGGCGGCGGTGCTGCTGGGCTCCTGCGGCAGCTTTGCCTGCGGCATGCTCAATATGTTCACCACCGGCGTCTCCCAGCAGATCGTGGGTCTGCCTATCTTCTCCGGCATGTGGTATCGCTTTATCGTGCTGGTGGTCTTCTTCACCATCGGTCTGATCTTCCTGGTCCGGTATGCCAACCGTTCCCGCAAGGACCCCACCAAGAGCTACTGCTACGAGGAGTATAAGAATCAGGACGCTTCCGCTTCCATCGGCGAGGAGGTCCCCATGACCTGGAAGCGGGTTGTTGCTCTGGTTGGCTTTGTGGCGCTGATCGTAATTCAGGGCTACGGCTGCGTGGCTTTGAAGTGGAGCTTCCCCAATATCACGGCTCTGTACATCATCTTCATGATTCTGTTGGCCATCCTGTTCCAGGTCGGCCCCACTGAGACCTGTAACCGCTTCACCGCCGGCGCTGCCCGCGTCCTTGGTCCTGCGCTGGCCATCGGCTTTGCTAACTCCGTGATGGTCCTGCTGAACAAGGCCAACATCATGGATACTCTGGTGTACTACATGGGCAACGCCCTCCAGGGCAAGAGCCCCATGGTCACCCTGCTCATCATCTACATCTTCGTCACGGCCCTGAACTTCTTCGTGGTCTCCGGTTCCGGAAAGGCAGTCATGATGATGCCCATCCTCAGCCCCCTGGGCCAGATGCTGGGTATCAACCAGCAGGTTATGGTTCTTACCTACCAGCTGGGCGACGGCCTGACCAACACCCTGTGGCCTGCGGGCGCTGTGGTTGCCTGCTCTCTGTGCGGCCTGGACTTCGGCAAGTGGTTCCGCTTCGCCATCAAGTCCATCGGCACCATGATGATCGCGGCTTATATCCTCATCGTCATTGCAAACGCCATCGGCTACGGTCCCTTCTGA